The DNA sequence CAAGGACGTCGGGCAGCGGATCGGCAGGGCACGTGGTGAGGTGAACCAGGCCCTGAAGACTCGCGAGGCCGAGGTCACCGCGGCCGAGCTGGCCCGGGTGCTGGTCGAGGAGAGGGTCGACGTCACCCTCCCGGTCGAGCTGACCCCCCAGGGCGCCGTCCACCCGATCACGGCACTGATGGATCGGATGTGCGACGTCTTCGTGGCGATGGGCTGGGAGGTGGCCGAAGGCCCCGAGCTCGAGGCCGAATGGCTCAACTTCGACGCGTTGAACTTCATCCCCGACCATCCGGCGCGGACCATGCAGGACACCCTCTTCGCGGACCCGGCCGACAGCGGTGTGGTGCTGCGTACGCACACCTCACCGGTGCAGGCACGCAGCCTGCTGACGAGGGAGCTGCCCGTCTATGTCGTCTGTCCCGGCAAGGTCTACCGGGCCGACGAGTACGACGCGACGCACGTGCCCGTCTTCCACCAGATCGAGGGGCTCTGCGTCGACAAGGGCATCACCCTGGCGCATCTGCGTGGCACTCTGGACTACTTCGCCCAGGCGATGTTCGGCGACACCCGGACCAGGATCCGCCCCAACTACTTCCCGTTCACCGAACCGTCGGCCGAGGTGGACCTGCAGTGCTTCGTCTGCCACGGTGCCTCCGTCGGAAACCCTGACAACCCCTGTCGGACCTGCGCCTCCGAAGGATGGATCGAGTGGGGCGGCTGTGGCGTGGTCAATCCGCGCGTACTGCAGGCCTGCGGGGTGGACACCGACGTTTACTCCGGGTTCGCCTTCGGCATGGGCGTCGAGCGCACCCTGATGTTCCGCAACAACGCCGAGGACATGCGCGACATGATC is a window from the Microlunatus panaciterrae genome containing:
- the pheS gene encoding phenylalanine--tRNA ligase subunit alpha, translated to MSGPNKSYDPVQVTPLNAEHVEAMVAEALAAFAAATTVAELKQARIAHAGDRSPLALANREIGALPPQARKDVGQRIGRARGEVNQALKTREAEVTAAELARVLVEERVDVTLPVELTPQGAVHPITALMDRMCDVFVAMGWEVAEGPELEAEWLNFDALNFIPDHPARTMQDTLFADPADSGVVLRTHTSPVQARSLLTRELPVYVVCPGKVYRADEYDATHVPVFHQIEGLCVDKGITLAHLRGTLDYFAQAMFGDTRTRIRPNYFPFTEPSAEVDLQCFVCHGASVGNPDNPCRTCASEGWIEWGGCGVVNPRVLQACGVDTDVYSGFAFGMGVERTLMFRNNAEDMRDMIEGDVRFSRSLVGGAR